From a single Alloactinosynnema sp. L-07 genomic region:
- a CDS encoding Imm1 family immunity protein — protein MVTPAVLEVPFMHLDTVDESRDLVGAIKALNAGGVEIPWVWYISIGPTDPLAHGRSTLAVGIHNDIGALMWSRDSVRYVPACGTNDDWVTYNLAGLHDSLLPPQVEVPVEIAYAALREFLDTRGQPTCVQWQEAAPVETLYQR, from the coding sequence ATGGTGACTCCCGCTGTTCTCGAAGTTCCGTTCATGCACCTCGACACCGTCGATGAGAGCCGCGACCTCGTGGGGGCCATCAAGGCACTCAACGCGGGCGGGGTGGAGATCCCGTGGGTCTGGTACATCTCGATCGGACCGACTGATCCGCTGGCCCACGGCAGGTCGACACTCGCCGTCGGGATCCACAACGACATCGGCGCGTTGATGTGGTCCCGCGACTCCGTTCGGTATGTGCCCGCCTGTGGAACCAACGATGACTGGGTGACGTATAACCTCGCCGGGCTGCACGACTCGCTTCTCCCGCCGCAGGTGGAGGTTCCCGTGGAGATCGCGTACGCGGCGCTCAGGGAATTTCTGGACACGCGCGGCCAGCCGACGTGTGTCCAATGGCAGGAAGCCGCCCCGGTGGAGACGTTGTATCAGCGATAG
- a CDS encoding DddA-like double-stranded DNA deaminase toxin: MELATRLTALLAQLDQVRHTIATAANHLDTYATTLAAATFGTTDAEIDQTMATLAGTASELQRSRDAVAAANEHLRRYLDGLGFGVPRPPGSLSPSVTGVENRHGDRYPVAALPYSDDLPPRVRRGARNSPMTGQVEIDGRFMGTVGATARDTWTEQVVRRVQVLGLPIEAFAVVNHVEMKTVAMLVMGNGRHARVVINHAPCGSEPTATVVGCEQFLPAFLPKGNTLTVHGTDAHGNPFERTYVGRASW; this comes from the coding sequence ATGGAGCTGGCCACACGGCTGACCGCGCTTCTCGCCCAACTCGACCAGGTTCGACACACCATCGCTACGGCCGCCAATCACCTCGACACATACGCGACGACGCTGGCAGCGGCGACCTTCGGTACGACCGATGCCGAGATCGACCAAACGATGGCGACCCTCGCAGGTACTGCGAGCGAGCTGCAGCGTTCGCGCGATGCCGTTGCCGCCGCCAATGAACATCTGCGTCGTTACCTTGACGGCCTCGGTTTCGGCGTTCCGAGGCCGCCCGGTTCGCTGTCCCCGTCGGTGACTGGCGTGGAGAACCGTCACGGTGATCGCTACCCAGTCGCTGCCTTGCCCTACTCCGATGATCTTCCTCCGCGCGTTCGCCGAGGCGCGCGGAACTCGCCGATGACCGGTCAAGTGGAGATCGACGGACGCTTCATGGGCACGGTGGGCGCTACGGCCCGCGATACGTGGACCGAGCAAGTCGTCCGGCGCGTCCAAGTGCTGGGCTTGCCGATCGAGGCGTTCGCGGTCGTCAACCACGTGGAAATGAAGACCGTCGCGATGCTGGTCATGGGGAACGGTCGACACGCCCGGGTCGTCATCAACCACGCCCCTTGTGGCTCCGAACCGACGGCGACGGTTGTAGGATGCGAGCAATTCCTGCCAGCGTTCCTGCCGAAAGGAAACACGTTAACGGTGCATGGGACCGACGCTCACGGGAACCCGTTCGAGCGGACGTACGTAGGCAGGGCCTCATGGTGA
- a CDS encoding DUF5313 family protein, whose protein sequence is MERPGPLRWLWYAVGGTLPDRYRHWVLWDLTSPWWVLRHVSHATVLLAPWWLLLLVPGPLSLRFSMVALALITGFYFSMSFMEDAAERRLIKHGYPTGLNRRIREESTPENRAEIVAMYAAFHSKP, encoded by the coding sequence GTGGAACGCCCAGGCCCTTTGCGATGGTTGTGGTACGCGGTCGGCGGGACTCTGCCAGACCGGTACCGGCACTGGGTGCTGTGGGATCTGACGAGCCCCTGGTGGGTGTTGCGCCATGTCTCGCACGCGACGGTGCTGTTGGCGCCGTGGTGGTTGCTGCTGTTGGTTCCGGGTCCGTTGTCGTTGCGGTTCTCGATGGTGGCGTTGGCGTTGATCACGGGCTTCTACTTCTCGATGTCGTTCATGGAGGACGCGGCCGAGCGTCGGTTGATCAAGCACGGGTACCCGACGGGCTTGAACCGCCGGATTCGTGAGGAATCGACACCGGAGAACCGCGCGGAGATCGTCGCGATGTACGCGGCCTTCCATTCCAAGCCCTGA
- the metK gene encoding methionine adenosyltransferase, producing MFTSESVTEGHPDKICDAISDSVLDALLAKDPRSRVAVETLVTTGQVHVAGEVTTEAYADIPSIVREVILKIGYDSSAKGFDGNSCGVNVAIGSQSPDIAQGVDTAHETRVENASDEIDRQGAGDQGLMFGYACTDTPELMPLPIALAHRLSKRLTKVRKDGVLPYLRPDGKTQVTIEYDGDRAVRLDTVVVSSQHAEGVDLEKLLGVDVREQVVLPELADLDLDTENVRLLVNPTGRFVIGGPMGDAGLTGRKIIVDTYGGMARHGGGAFSGKDPSKVDRSAAYAMRWVAKNAVAAGLATRIEVQVAYAIGKAAPVGLFVETFGTENADPLKIQQAIREIFDLRPAAIIRDLDLLRPIYAPTAAYGHFGRPELDLPWERTDRADDLKQAVGA from the coding sequence CTGTTCACTTCTGAGTCGGTCACCGAAGGCCACCCGGACAAGATCTGTGACGCGATCAGCGACTCGGTTCTCGATGCCCTGCTGGCCAAGGACCCGCGGTCGCGGGTCGCGGTGGAGACCCTGGTCACGACCGGCCAGGTGCACGTCGCGGGCGAGGTGACCACCGAGGCGTATGCCGACATCCCGAGCATCGTCCGCGAGGTCATCCTCAAGATCGGCTATGACTCGTCGGCCAAGGGCTTCGACGGCAACTCCTGTGGCGTGAACGTCGCCATCGGGTCGCAGTCGCCCGACATCGCCCAGGGGGTCGACACCGCGCACGAGACCCGCGTGGAGAACGCCTCCGACGAGATCGACCGCCAGGGCGCGGGCGACCAGGGCCTGATGTTCGGCTACGCCTGCACCGACACCCCGGAGCTCATGCCGCTGCCGATCGCACTGGCGCACCGGCTGTCGAAGCGGCTGACCAAGGTCCGCAAGGACGGTGTCCTGCCGTACCTGCGTCCCGACGGCAAGACCCAGGTCACCATCGAGTACGACGGAGACCGCGCGGTCCGCCTCGACACCGTGGTGGTGTCGTCGCAGCACGCCGAGGGCGTCGACCTGGAGAAGCTGCTCGGCGTCGACGTGCGCGAGCAGGTCGTGCTGCCCGAGCTGGCCGACCTGGACCTCGACACCGAGAACGTGCGGCTGCTCGTGAACCCCACCGGCCGCTTCGTCATCGGCGGCCCGATGGGCGACGCGGGCCTCACCGGCCGCAAGATCATCGTGGATACGTACGGCGGCATGGCCCGCCACGGCGGCGGCGCCTTCTCCGGCAAGGACCCGTCAAAGGTCGACCGCTCGGCCGCGTACGCGATGCGTTGGGTCGCGAAGAACGCGGTGGCCGCCGGTCTGGCCACGCGCATCGAGGTACAGGTCGCCTACGCGATCGGCAAGGCCGCCCCGGTGGGTCTGTTCGTCGAGACCTTCGGCACCGAGAACGCCGACCCGCTGAAGATCCAGCAGGCCATCCGCGAGATCTTCGACCTCCGCCCGGCCGCGATCATCCGCGACCTGGACCTCCTGCGCCCGATCTACGCCCCGACCGCGGCGTACGGCCACTTCGGCCGTCCCGAGCTCGACCTGCCGTGGGAGCGCACGGACCGTGCCGACGACCTGAAGCAGGCTGTCGGCGCCTGA
- the coaBC gene encoding bifunctional phosphopantothenoylcysteine decarboxylase/phosphopantothenate--cysteine ligase CoaBC: MTSRPRVVLGVGGGIAAYKACEVLRRLTESGHDMRVVPTEAALRFVGAATFEALSGQKVHAGVFSDVPEVPHVRLGQEADLVLVVPSTADLLAKAAHGLADDLLTNTLLTARCPVLMVPAMHTEMWEHAATQANVATLRARGVVVSEPAAGRLTGADTGKGRLADPAEIVDLARLLLSRPDALPRDLEGLHVVVSAGGTREPLDPVRFLGNRSSGKQGYALARTAVQRGARVTLVSAHTLNLPEPAGAELVKVGTAEELRQAVHKAAADADVVVMAAAVADFRPEHRAEFKIKKTDADPDPIVLTRNADVLAELVENRRREPESTQVIVGFAAETGDTGADVLDHARAKLARKGCDLLVVNRVGEGKAFETEDNEGWLLSADGTERPIEFGAKAQLASEVWDAVAVTIRRSRRDSAPG; the protein is encoded by the coding sequence GACCGAGTCCGGACACGACATGCGGGTCGTGCCCACCGAGGCCGCGCTGCGGTTCGTGGGCGCGGCGACGTTCGAGGCCCTGTCCGGCCAGAAGGTGCACGCGGGCGTCTTCTCCGACGTCCCGGAGGTGCCGCACGTGCGGCTCGGCCAGGAGGCCGACCTGGTGCTCGTCGTGCCGTCGACGGCCGACCTGCTCGCCAAGGCCGCCCACGGTCTGGCCGACGACCTGCTGACGAACACCCTGCTGACGGCGCGCTGCCCGGTGCTCATGGTTCCGGCCATGCACACCGAGATGTGGGAGCACGCCGCCACCCAGGCCAACGTGGCCACCCTGCGCGCGCGGGGCGTCGTGGTGAGCGAGCCCGCGGCGGGTCGGTTGACCGGTGCCGACACCGGCAAGGGCAGGCTGGCCGACCCCGCCGAGATCGTCGACCTCGCCCGGCTGCTGCTCAGCAGGCCCGACGCGCTGCCGCGTGACCTCGAAGGCCTGCACGTGGTGGTCTCGGCCGGTGGCACCCGCGAGCCGCTGGACCCGGTCCGCTTCCTGGGCAACCGCTCGTCGGGCAAGCAGGGCTACGCGCTGGCCCGCACGGCCGTGCAGCGCGGCGCCAGGGTGACTTTGGTCTCCGCGCACACCCTGAACCTGCCGGAGCCAGCGGGCGCCGAGCTGGTCAAAGTCGGGACGGCCGAGGAACTGCGCCAAGCGGTGCACAAGGCCGCCGCCGACGCCGACGTGGTGGTCATGGCCGCCGCCGTCGCCGACTTCCGGCCAGAGCACCGGGCCGAGTTCAAAATCAAGAAGACCGACGCCGATCCCGATCCGATCGTGCTGACCCGCAACGCCGACGTGCTCGCCGAACTGGTGGAGAACCGGCGCCGGGAGCCGGAGTCGACGCAGGTCATCGTAGGTTTCGCCGCCGAAACGGGCGATACTGGAGCCGACGTCCTCGATCACGCCCGCGCCAAACTCGCCCGCAAGGGCTGTGACCTGCTGGTGGTCAACAGGGTGGGAGAAGGCAAGGCGTTCGAAACCGAGGACAATGAAGGTTGGTTGCTCAGCGCGGACGGCACCGAACGCCCGATCGAGTTCGGCGCCAAAGCGCAACTGGCGTCCGAAGTGTGGGACGCCGTAGCGGTAACCATCCGACGGTCGCGGCGCGACTCCGCGCCTGGATAA